One segment of Vespa velutina chromosome 17, iVesVel2.1, whole genome shotgun sequence DNA contains the following:
- the LOC124955193 gene encoding facilitated trehalose transporter Tret1-like isoform X1, whose protein sequence is MEETGMLNGAPVRQDSKKLWQYFTSISVCLLAVGVGTAMAWTAPILPVLYEPDNWLVITKDEGSWVGSLLALGAMLGALPSGKMADKLGRKKSLMLLAGPFLLSWLIIIVASSAWMLYVARLIVGTSVGATCVLVPTYISEVAETSTRGTLGAFFQLFLTAGILLVNALGSFVNYTTLAIICALVEVAFLATFFWMPESPQWLVNMERRPEAEVAMKVLRGDSYNPNEEITIIESAKEEASSKKSSFLDIFRTVGSRRAFICSCGGMLFQQLSGVNAVIFNTLEIFEAAGSSLPSDVAAIIVSLVQVIMSGAAAAIVDRAGRKPLLMFSSGMLAICLLALGIYFKKKDDGDDVSSLGWLPLASLTLFMIAFSVGLGPVPWMLTSELFTAELKGIVSSVAVMLNWFLVFCVTKLFPSMTEKLGMGGTFWFFAVIMVIATVLTYFILPETKGKSIREIQDELNGV, encoded by the exons ATGGAGGAAACAGGAATGCTAAACGGTGCACCCGTTCGTCAGGATAGCAAGAAACTCTGGCAATACTTCACTTCGATTTCCG tctGCTTATTGGCTGTCGGTGTTGGAACAGCTATGGCATGGACGGCACCGATATTGCCTGTTCTATATGAACCTGACAATTGGTTGGTAATAACGAAGGACGAAGGTTCGTGGGTTGGTTCGTTGTTAGCATTGGGAGCTATGTTGGGTGCTTTACCATCCGGCAAAATGGCCGACAAATTGGGCAGGAAGAAGTCCCTCATGTTGTTAGCCGGACCCTTTCTATTATCTTGGCTGATAATCATCGTGGCCTCCAGTGCCTGGATGCTCTACGTAGCCAGGCTGATCGTTGGTACTAGCGTCGGTGCAACTTGCGTTTTGGTACCCACTTATATCTCCGAAGTCGCAGAGACATCGACCAGAGGCACTCTCGGTGCTTTTTTCCAATTATTCCTTACAGCTGGAATATTATTAGTCAATGCGTTAGGCTCTTTTGTCAATTATACGACTTTGGCGATCATTTGTGCGCTCGTCGAAGTTGCCTTCCTGGCGACATTCTTTTGGATGCCTGAGTCACCACAATGGCTCGTC AATATGGAAAGAAGACCGGAAGCCGAAGTGGCGATGAAAGTACTCCGAGGCGATTCTTACAATCCCAACGAAgagataacgattatagaaAGTGCAAAGGAAGAAGCATCGTCCAaaaaatcttctttccttGATATCTTTCGCACGGTCGGATCTAGAAGAGCTTTTATATGTTCTTGCGGTGGTATGCTCTTCCAACAACTTTCCGGAGTAAACGCCGTTATTTTCAACacattagaaatttttgaagCGGCTGGAAGTTCTTTACCTTCTGACGTAGCTGCGATAATTGTCTCATTGGTTCAg gTGATAATGTCCGGTGCAGCGGCAGCGATCGTTGACCGAGCTGGTAGAAAACCATTGCTCATGTTCTCTTCCGGAATGTTAGCTATTTGTCTCTTAGCATTaggtatttattttaaaaaaaaggacgatggCGATGACGTTAGCTCGTTAGGTTGGTTACCACTGGCTTCTCTGACTCTTTTCATGATTGCCTTTTCCGTTGG GTTGGGCCCAGTGCCTTGGATGCTGACGAGCGAATTGTTCACTGCCGAGCTGAAAGGGATCGTTTCGAGTGTCGCTGTAATGTTAAATTGGTTTTTGGTCTTTTGTGTGACAAAACTTTTCCCTTCGATGACAGAAAAACTAGGGATGGGTGGTACCTTTTGGTTCTTTGCTGTAATCATGGTGATCGCAACCGTCCTCACTTACTTTATATTGCCAGAAACAAAAGGGAAATCAATCAGAGAAATTCAAGACGAGTTGAATGGTGTTTGA
- the LOC124955193 gene encoding facilitated trehalose transporter Tret1-like isoform X2, which yields MAWTAPILPVLYEPDNWLVITKDEGSWVGSLLALGAMLGALPSGKMADKLGRKKSLMLLAGPFLLSWLIIIVASSAWMLYVARLIVGTSVGATCVLVPTYISEVAETSTRGTLGAFFQLFLTAGILLVNALGSFVNYTTLAIICALVEVAFLATFFWMPESPQWLVNMERRPEAEVAMKVLRGDSYNPNEEITIIESAKEEASSKKSSFLDIFRTVGSRRAFICSCGGMLFQQLSGVNAVIFNTLEIFEAAGSSLPSDVAAIIVSLVQVIMSGAAAAIVDRAGRKPLLMFSSGMLAICLLALGIYFKKKDDGDDVSSLGWLPLASLTLFMIAFSVGLGPVPWMLTSELFTAELKGIVSSVAVMLNWFLVFCVTKLFPSMTEKLGMGGTFWFFAVIMVIATVLTYFILPETKGKSIREIQDELNGV from the exons ATGGCATGGACGGCACCGATATTGCCTGTTCTATATGAACCTGACAATTGGTTGGTAATAACGAAGGACGAAGGTTCGTGGGTTGGTTCGTTGTTAGCATTGGGAGCTATGTTGGGTGCTTTACCATCCGGCAAAATGGCCGACAAATTGGGCAGGAAGAAGTCCCTCATGTTGTTAGCCGGACCCTTTCTATTATCTTGGCTGATAATCATCGTGGCCTCCAGTGCCTGGATGCTCTACGTAGCCAGGCTGATCGTTGGTACTAGCGTCGGTGCAACTTGCGTTTTGGTACCCACTTATATCTCCGAAGTCGCAGAGACATCGACCAGAGGCACTCTCGGTGCTTTTTTCCAATTATTCCTTACAGCTGGAATATTATTAGTCAATGCGTTAGGCTCTTTTGTCAATTATACGACTTTGGCGATCATTTGTGCGCTCGTCGAAGTTGCCTTCCTGGCGACATTCTTTTGGATGCCTGAGTCACCACAATGGCTCGTC AATATGGAAAGAAGACCGGAAGCCGAAGTGGCGATGAAAGTACTCCGAGGCGATTCTTACAATCCCAACGAAgagataacgattatagaaAGTGCAAAGGAAGAAGCATCGTCCAaaaaatcttctttccttGATATCTTTCGCACGGTCGGATCTAGAAGAGCTTTTATATGTTCTTGCGGTGGTATGCTCTTCCAACAACTTTCCGGAGTAAACGCCGTTATTTTCAACacattagaaatttttgaagCGGCTGGAAGTTCTTTACCTTCTGACGTAGCTGCGATAATTGTCTCATTGGTTCAg gTGATAATGTCCGGTGCAGCGGCAGCGATCGTTGACCGAGCTGGTAGAAAACCATTGCTCATGTTCTCTTCCGGAATGTTAGCTATTTGTCTCTTAGCATTaggtatttattttaaaaaaaaggacgatggCGATGACGTTAGCTCGTTAGGTTGGTTACCACTGGCTTCTCTGACTCTTTTCATGATTGCCTTTTCCGTTGG GTTGGGCCCAGTGCCTTGGATGCTGACGAGCGAATTGTTCACTGCCGAGCTGAAAGGGATCGTTTCGAGTGTCGCTGTAATGTTAAATTGGTTTTTGGTCTTTTGTGTGACAAAACTTTTCCCTTCGATGACAGAAAAACTAGGGATGGGTGGTACCTTTTGGTTCTTTGCTGTAATCATGGTGATCGCAACCGTCCTCACTTACTTTATATTGCCAGAAACAAAAGGGAAATCAATCAGAGAAATTCAAGACGAGTTGAATGGTGTTTGA